TCGGATAAATGCCGCTGAACACCATTGGATTAATTTCCTGAAACCCGGGCAGCGCCGGCGAAGGATTGCGCGCGTCGGTGACGGTATCGCCCATTTTCACTTCCTTCGAGCTTTTGATATTCGCCGTGAAATAACCGGTTTCGCCGACTTCAAGTTTCTCGCGGATGTACGGCTTGGGATTGAAGCTGCCGACTTCCTTGACTTCGACGTTCTTGCCCGAGTGCAGCAACTTCACCTGCATGCCCGCGCGCAATTCGCCGTTGAAAACTCGCACGTGCGTGACGACGCCTTTGTAGGTGTCAAAATAAGAATCAAATCCGAGCGCTTGCAATGACGGCGCGTTGGTTGGTTTCGGCGGCGGAATCCGCTCGACAATCGCCTCGAGAATTTCCTCGATGCCGATGCCTTCCTTGGCGCTGCAAAGCATGGCGGTATCACCGGGAATCGCGAGAATGTCTTCGAGTTGAGTCTTAGCCAGCGCCACGTCGGCGTGCGGCAAATCAATCTTGTTGATCACCGGAATGATGGTGAGTTCCTGCTTCATCGCGAGATGGACGTTCGCGACGGTTTGCGCCTCGACGCCTTGCGCGGCGTCAATGATCAGCAGCGCCCCTTCGCACGCGCTCAAGCTGCGCGAAACTTCGTAGGAAAAATCCACGTGGCCGGGCGTATCAATCAGGTTCAACTCGTAGGTCTCGCCGTTCTTGGCCTTGTAATTCATCGTGACCGGGTGGGCCTTGATGGTGATGCCGCGTTCGCGTTCGAGATCCATCGAGTCGAGCAACTGCGCCTCCATATCGCGCGTGGCGATGGTTCCGGTGCGATGCAACAGCCGGTCGGAAAGCGTCGTTTTCCCATGATCAATATGGGCGATGATGCTGAAATTTCTAATATGTGCGGCGTCCATCAGTAACAATTCTCAAGCTGCAATCTAGCGTAATTCGAGGCATTTGCCTAGAACCCATCCACAATGGGAAACGAAAAGATAACGGCGCGCCAAGTTAAAGAAAGCCGAAAATGAGGCGAATGGGTTCATGCCACTATGTTGGCTGAACGGAATTGTCGTCCCACCACCCCTCCCCTGCTCTTCTAAATGAACAAATGGCTATTTCTCCAAAGATTCCAGCACCACCCGCAACGCCGCCACTTCCGCTGCCACGCGAGTTTTGAGTTCGTAATCCGATGGCGCTTCGACGGTGTAGGACAGCCGGGTTTTGTACATCAACAAATAAAGTGCTTCCGGCCAATCCGGTCGCGTTTGCGGAGTGATGATGGGGCTGATGATGCCGCGGACGGCGTCGCGCCCCTCGATCATCTCCGAAAGATCGATCGGGCAGATTTCTGCCACCCGATCAATAATGCGTTGCGCCAGCGACGGCTGATGGTCGGGATTCAATTCGTAAAGATAAAATCCTTGAGACTCCCAATCTTCATGAAGGCAAACGCACAGGTCAAAACTCGGCTGACGCTCGAGCCAGTTAATATGCGCGCGCGTTTCTTCGGCGGTGGGATTCAAATACTGTCGGTTGAGGTCCACGCCGTTGGCATTCTCGCGCGCGTTGCGGGTAAAACCCGCCGGGTTCAGGCACGGGCAAAGCCAGATGTCCACGTCCGCCGGCCAGCGATTTTCTTGCAGTAATTGTAAAACCGCGAGCGGTCCGGCGGGTTCATCTCCGTGAATGCCCGTCGAAATGTAGAGACGTTTTTTTGGATTCGCAACTCGGCGGGTTAATGCGAGCAGTGGATGATTTCCGCTCGCATGAAATTTTTCGATTTGCCAGCCGTGAGTTTGCGCGGCGATTTCAATATCGCGAAGAACGCGTTCGAGGTCCAATCCTTCACCCAAATATTTCCCGATATTTTTACCAAGCCGCTGCATCCGCTGAATGTGCCCTAAATGTCCACAGGCGCAAGTCGGTGATTCACCCAAAACAAACTTCGCTCACGCCGTGGCGTGAGTCGCACAACCTTCGGACGAGCAACCGCAGCCAGCCTCATCCTGGTCGGCAAAATCATGGTTGTCCCAGCTCGGATCGAGGCCAAGGTCTTTGAGCATCTGCAAATCTTTTTCCACTGGCTGATTCAAAGTGGTGAGATAATTCCCCACCATCAGTGCGCTTGCGCCCGCCGTGAAGATCATGCTCTGCATGTCGCGTAAATTAATCGTGCGCCCGCCCGCAATCATGATTTCTTTCTTCGGCAGCACGAAACGAAAACACGCGATGGTCTTCAATATTTCCATCGGCGGCAGCGGTGGATTTTTCTCGAATGGCGTGCCGGGAATCGGATTGAGAATATTGATCGGCACCACATTCGCGCCGACTTCTTTAAGAGAAAACGCCAGGTCACAACGGTCTTCGCGCGTCTCACCCATACCGATGATGCCGCCGGAACAAATCTTGATGCCCGCTTTTTTCAGGTAACCGATGGTTTCAATGCGGTCCTCGTAACTGTGCGTGGTGCATTGGCTCGGGAAAAAGCGTCGCGATGTTTCAAGATTATGGCCATAGCATTCGAGCCCGGCTTCCTTGAGGCGATCGGCAACTTTTTGGCTTTTGATGATGCCCAGCGAGGCGTCGGGGCGCGTCTTCCCGCTTTGGGCAAGATCACGAATCCGGTCGCACACTTCGTCCAGCATCGGTCCTTCATTCAAACCCTTCCACGCAGCCACCAACCCGACTGCGGTGACACCGTGTTTGTTGGCTTCATCCGCCGCGTCCAAAACCGGCTCTGGATCAACGAATCCATAGCGCGGTGAACCCGTTTGATGAAACGACGATTGCGCGCAAAAACTGCAATTCTCAGAACAAGCGCCCGCCTTGGCGTTGACGATGGAACAGAGATGGATTTTGTTGCCTTTGAAATGCTCGCGGATGCGATTAGACCACGACATCAAATCAAAAATATCCCCGGCGCTTTCGAGGCTGAAAAGCCAAAGCGCCTCGTCACGGGTGACTTGGCCGCCGTTAAGAACGCGGCGTCCCAATGCGGCCAATCGGTCGTGATTATTTGCGTCAATCAATGTTCCGCTCATGGTTGACAGCATAACGAAATAGCGTGGGAAGGCAAGCTAAACGCGGTTGCAAAAAAAAGTCCCGGACCGTGATGCGGCCCGGGATTGTGCTCGTAACTAAAACTATGATCCGCCTTCGAAAATCAGTGCTTCACCAAACCTAAAATATCCTCACGCGAAACCGGGCCGTAAGAGCGGCTGTCAATGCTCCGCAAACGGTTGTCACCGAGGACGAAGTACTGTCCTTTGCCGCAAGTGATGAATTGCTCTTTCGCCTGCGAGTAAGTGAAGGTGTGGGTGCGGGGCAGCAGATATTTTTCATCGAGTTTTTTGCCGTCCACATATACCTGCCCTTCCTTGAACAAGATGGATTCGCCGGGCGTGGCGATGATGCGCTTGACCGAAAGGCCGTGGTCGCCCGGGTCGCGGATGACGACGATTTCCTCGCGTTGCGGATCGCGGTTGCGGAAGGCCCAAAGGTTCAGGAGGTAATGATTATGTTCGCCGAGGGTGGGCACCATGCTCACGCCCACGACTTCGACTGACTTCACGAAATATTTGCTGACGAGGTAATAGGACCCCAGGCTCAACATGGCCATCACGCACACCAGACCCACTTGTTGCACGAAGCGGATGATGGTGTAGGTGGAGACATTGAGGCGTGAGCCGCTGACCCTGACCGGGCGGACCGGCTCGAGCGGAGCGGATTCCATTACCAGCGGAATACTCATCTGTTTTTCAGCAATCTGATTATTCATGCGTGAGTAACGATTGCATCCTTTTGAGTCGGAACAAAGTTGAATCATTACGGAGCGGCATCGGGTCGGATACGGACGAATTCACAACGGGTAATACTGACGAGCATTTGCGCGCTCAACAAAGCTTTTGGCAAGTGCGGAGGCATCGGTTACGTTCAAATCGAATCGCGCGGAAAAATTTATTTTATGCACAACGTCACCTCAGTCGAACTCAAACGGGATTGCGAAGCGGTGCAAATTCCCGCGGGCACGGTCATCACCCTGCCCTCCGGCACATCGGTGGATATTACTCAAACGCTGGGCGGCACGTACACCATTCACGCTCGCGGGGGGTTGTATCGCATCCATTCCAAAGACGCTGACGCACTCGGCCTCGAGTCCGCACAATCACCTGCGCCAGGAAAATTGGAAGGCCCCGCGGATGAAAAATTGATCTGGGAAACTTTGAAGACCTGTTACGACCCGGAGATTCCGGTGAACATCGTGGACCTCGGCCTGGTGTACGACATGCATCTTGAAGCCTTGCCCAGTGGCAACAGCATCGTGTCCGTCAAAATGACTTTGACGGCGCCGGGTTGCGGCATGGGCGCAACCATCGCCGGAGACGCCCAGCAGAAATTACTTTATCTGCCCGGCATTGAAGAAGCCATTGTGGAAATCGTATGGGACCCGCCGTGGCATCAATCCATGATCACCGAGCAGGGACGAAAGATTTTAGGAATAGATTAAGCGCTTCTTCGTCGCGGCACTTGCACAATTCGGACAAATGGTTTGACAAATGAGCGGCGCATTCATAAGTTTTCGCCGCAATCGGATGGGGTCGTAGCTCAGTTGGTAGAGCACCACAATGGCATTGTGGGGGTCGCAGGTTCGATCCCTGTCGGCTCCACCATCTTATGAAGCCCGCAGATATGGCAACTTGCTAATATTTGCGGGCTTTTTTCTGCTTAAATATTGATACTGTTCCAACTAATGCTACGGCAGCCAGACGGCGCGATAAAACATCACCGGCGCATTGGTTAACGGCCCCGAAACAACTTCATTGAAACCGCTGTTGGTGATGGTGTTGGTGCTCATGGGAGTCCAGCCTCCGCTCATCAACGAAGGACGGCTCTGAATTTGATAAACCGTCCCGGTGGTTCCAGTCAGGCCGATGCCTCCGACACTGTTGGCCACGAGCATGGGGCCCACAACTGTGTAGAATGCGCGGAAAGTGCTGATATTGCCGGGAACCAGGGCCACGGCTTGATTGGCCGGCAAATTCCAGCCGGGAACCGATTTGAATTCTATCACAGCGTTGGTCGAGGACACCGCTCGGGTATAATTGGAACTGGTGGAATAAGCCGAATCGCCTTGCAGCCGCCACGCCG
The Verrucomicrobiia bacterium DNA segment above includes these coding regions:
- the bioB gene encoding biotin synthase BioB codes for the protein MLSTMSGTLIDANNHDRLAALGRRVLNGGQVTRDEALWLFSLESAGDIFDLMSWSNRIREHFKGNKIHLCSIVNAKAGACSENCSFCAQSSFHQTGSPRYGFVDPEPVLDAADEANKHGVTAVGLVAAWKGLNEGPMLDEVCDRIRDLAQSGKTRPDASLGIIKSQKVADRLKEAGLECYGHNLETSRRFFPSQCTTHSYEDRIETIGYLKKAGIKICSGGIIGMGETREDRCDLAFSLKEVGANVVPINILNPIPGTPFEKNPPLPPMEILKTIACFRFVLPKKEIMIAGGRTINLRDMQSMIFTAGASALMVGNYLTTLNQPVEKDLQMLKDLGLDPSWDNHDFADQDEAGCGCSSEGCATHATA
- a CDS encoding M14 family metallocarboxypeptidase; protein product: MGEGLDLERVLRDIEIAAQTHGWQIEKFHASGNHPLLALTRRVANPKKRLYISTGIHGDEPAGPLAVLQLLQENRWPADVDIWLCPCLNPAGFTRNARENANGVDLNRQYLNPTAEETRAHINWLERQPSFDLCVCLHEDWESQGFYLYELNPDHQPSLAQRIIDRVAEICPIDLSEMIEGRDAVRGIISPIITPQTRPDWPEALYLLMYKTRLSYTVEAPSDYELKTRVAAEVAALRVVLESLEK
- the lepA gene encoding translation elongation factor 4; its protein translation is MDAAHIRNFSIIAHIDHGKTTLSDRLLHRTGTIATRDMEAQLLDSMDLERERGITIKAHPVTMNYKAKNGETYELNLIDTPGHVDFSYEVSRSLSACEGALLIIDAAQGVEAQTVANVHLAMKQELTIIPVINKIDLPHADVALAKTQLEDILAIPGDTAMLCSAKEGIGIEEILEAIVERIPPPKPTNAPSLQALGFDSYFDTYKGVVTHVRVFNGELRAGMQVKLLHSGKNVEVKEVGSFNPKPYIREKLEVGETGYFTANIKSSKEVKMGDTVTDARNPSPALPGFQEINPMVFSGIYPINTADYEHLKTNLGKLQLNDSAFVYQAESSVALGFGFRCGFLGLLHLEIVQERLRREYDMDIIATYPSVVYHLTLSDGTFKEVDNPAFMPEPNYILKIEEPMVKAFVICPNEYIGDMMALISEKRGNVDHTETLDARRVMLTSLIPLNEILIDFHDRIKSITRGFGSMDYEHAAYRESDMVKLDMLVNGESVDAFSCIVHRDKAESRGRALAAKLKEVIPKQQYVVAIQGAIGGKIIARETVSAMRKDVTAKCYGGDISRKRKLLEKQKEGKKRMKAFGSVNIPQEAFIEVLKA
- the lepB gene encoding signal peptidase I; translated protein: MNNQIAEKQMSIPLVMESAPLEPVRPVRVSGSRLNVSTYTIIRFVQQVGLVCVMAMLSLGSYYLVSKYFVKSVEVVGVSMVPTLGEHNHYLLNLWAFRNRDPQREEIVVIRDPGDHGLSVKRIIATPGESILFKEGQVYVDGKKLDEKYLLPRTHTFTYSQAKEQFITCGKGQYFVLGDNRLRSIDSRSYGPVSREDILGLVKH
- the sufT gene encoding putative Fe-S cluster assembly protein SufT; the protein is MHNVTSVELKRDCEAVQIPAGTVITLPSGTSVDITQTLGGTYTIHARGGLYRIHSKDADALGLESAQSPAPGKLEGPADEKLIWETLKTCYDPEIPVNIVDLGLVYDMHLEALPSGNSIVSVKMTLTAPGCGMGATIAGDAQQKLLYLPGIEEAIVEIVWDPPWHQSMITEQGRKILGID